In Lacibacter sp. H375, one DNA window encodes the following:
- the mutL gene encoding DNA mismatch repair endonuclease MutL, producing MPDIIQLLPDHIANQIAAGEVIQRPASAVKELLENAVDAGATEIQLIINDAGKQLLQVIDNGGGMSETDARMAFERHATSKIKEIDDLFRIKTMGFRGEALASIAAVAQVEVKTKRAEDTAGTYIEIENSVVKKQEPVATINGTSIAMKNLFFNVPARRNFLKSNAAEMRHIVDEFIRVSMAYPDIFFSLSANGQQMFHLDRGTLKQRIVQLLGNQYNAKLVSVEEQTDYMNIYGFIGKPDTAKKTRGDQYFFVNHRFIKSAYLNHAVAGAFQEMIATDSFPTYVLFIDLDPAQVDINVHPTKQEIKFEDEKIVYAFVQSAVKHALAQFSITPTLDFDLDPTIQHLDAVNKPFTSEQKSQASSSSLYNTFTQKHAAHKIDPQQKSELKHWREFYEPTKTTDGGQQTTVGTSADFSAISQSKIFIPEQDFSQQHNTYILASTAKGMLIIHQQNAHERVLYERYLAAADGKPIAAQRSLFPSTLHLSTADAVLLGELSDELKQLGYLIEPFGKDTFVIQGTPADVEQGNEAMAIELLLEQFKHYTSDLKFSKREKLIRSLAKQHSIKAGRSLTQKEMKQLVEDLFNCAQPNSTSNGFPVYMEIKKDELEKQFGR from the coding sequence CCCGATCATATTGCAAACCAGATTGCAGCAGGTGAGGTTATTCAACGACCTGCCAGTGCTGTGAAGGAATTACTCGAGAATGCGGTTGATGCGGGTGCAACAGAAATTCAACTCATCATTAACGATGCGGGGAAGCAACTGTTGCAGGTAATTGATAACGGTGGCGGCATGAGCGAAACGGATGCACGCATGGCTTTTGAGCGCCACGCCACTTCCAAGATCAAAGAAATTGATGATCTGTTCCGCATTAAAACAATGGGCTTTCGTGGTGAAGCACTTGCTTCTATTGCAGCCGTTGCACAGGTGGAAGTAAAAACCAAACGTGCAGAAGATACAGCAGGCACTTATATTGAAATTGAAAACAGCGTTGTTAAAAAACAAGAACCTGTTGCTACGATCAACGGTACCAGCATCGCCATGAAGAATTTATTCTTCAATGTTCCTGCACGCAGAAACTTTTTAAAAAGTAATGCAGCCGAAATGCGACACATTGTGGATGAGTTCATTCGTGTGAGCATGGCTTATCCTGATATTTTCTTTTCGCTTAGTGCAAACGGGCAACAAATGTTTCACCTCGACAGAGGCACATTAAAACAACGTATTGTTCAGTTGCTCGGCAATCAATACAATGCAAAATTGGTTTCTGTTGAAGAGCAAACCGATTACATGAATATCTATGGCTTTATCGGCAAACCTGATACAGCTAAGAAAACAAGAGGTGATCAGTACTTTTTTGTGAACCATCGTTTCATCAAGAGCGCTTATCTCAATCATGCAGTAGCCGGTGCCTTCCAGGAAATGATCGCCACAGATAGTTTCCCCACTTATGTGTTGTTCATTGATCTTGATCCTGCACAGGTGGACATCAATGTGCACCCAACAAAGCAGGAAATAAAATTTGAAGATGAGAAGATCGTGTATGCATTTGTTCAATCTGCAGTGAAGCATGCGTTGGCACAGTTCAGCATTACGCCCACATTGGATTTTGATCTTGACCCAACCATTCAACATCTTGATGCAGTAAACAAACCTTTTACAAGTGAACAGAAGTCGCAGGCTTCTTCTTCGTCGCTGTACAATACGTTCACACAAAAACATGCAGCACATAAAATTGATCCGCAGCAGAAAAGTGAATTGAAACATTGGCGGGAATTTTACGAGCCAACGAAGACGACGGACGGTGGACAACAGACCACAGTTGGTACATCTGCAGATTTTTCAGCGATCAGTCAATCGAAGATTTTTATACCTGAACAGGATTTTTCGCAACAACATAATACCTACATTCTTGCATCAACAGCAAAAGGCATGTTGATCATTCATCAGCAGAATGCACATGAGCGTGTGTTGTATGAACGTTATCTCGCTGCAGCTGATGGAAAGCCCATTGCTGCTCAACGAAGTTTGTTTCCTTCTACTCTCCATCTTTCAACTGCCGATGCTGTTTTATTAGGTGAGCTGAGTGATGAACTGAAACAACTTGGTTATTTGATTGAACCCTTTGGAAAGGATACATTCGTCATTCAAGGTACACCTGCTGATGTAGAACAAGGCAACGAAGCAATGGCGATTGAATTATTGCTGGAACAATTCAAGCATTACACCAGTGATCTCAAGTTTTCCAAGCGTGAAAAACTCATCCGGTCATTGGCGAAACAACACAGCATTAAAGCCGGTCGCTCTCTTACACAAAAAGAAATGAAACAGTTGGTGGAAGATCTGTTCAACTGTGCACAACCAAACTCAACATCAAACGGATTTCCTGTTTACATGGAAATTAAAAAAGATGAGTTAGAGAAACAGTTTGGGCGTTAA
- a CDS encoding PKD domain-containing protein, whose translation MKKVFYSFIALLSAFTSVAQDNLCKGKAAFQLTITGNTVKFYSATTVNTPLAHSWKFGDGQVGDVANPTHTYIAAGNYRVVHYIKDSLLNCYDSAVKEFSITASLCELVQSKFEWRKDSVNPSKVFFINHSLPNTIGISLVYKWTFGDGTSSTAANPDHIYAAPGQYNVCLTVSYQVAGSTAPVCTKTYCTVVTVNPNCNIQPYFLWTVDAAHPLSVTFSNKTNPTPATTQYKWIFGDGTSSTDANPVHAYAKAGVYKVCLIATVSNTCVREYCKDVVVRDCNFDAGFSWVMDNAHPMRGVKFTPTPSPLTIAPLSTKWSFGDGTYSTEYSPLHIYQQPGTYKVCLRIEYYAGCVKEVCKEVTVPPIENCEALSRFTIERTSSSPNTLHFKAETNKATIKYTWTFGDGTGALGATASHKYDRPGTYRVCLTIYRSDSCASASCKEVVIGGLNCEQTTMKFEMQRMNPPNNNAVKFTAVSNQPITSQSWTIFRNNSTTPVKINANDPTYIFQDTGYYKVCLRVTTANGCVKEYCDYVHITYVPRECHLQVTPNPAITNIQFKVQVEVAKPVVASIVDMTGMRKAVFYLSAVPGINTFSLPVTTLAPGYYMLEVKVGEQVCTSKFQKVN comes from the coding sequence ATGAAAAAGGTATTCTACTCTTTCATTGCCCTGTTATCTGCATTTACATCCGTGGCCCAGGATAATCTGTGCAAAGGCAAAGCCGCTTTCCAGCTTACAATTACTGGCAATACGGTTAAATTTTATTCAGCAACTACGGTTAACACACCGCTGGCTCATTCCTGGAAATTCGGAGATGGACAGGTTGGAGACGTCGCCAATCCTACTCATACCTATATAGCAGCGGGCAATTATCGAGTTGTTCATTATATAAAAGACTCGTTACTGAACTGTTATGATTCGGCTGTGAAGGAATTCAGCATAACGGCATCGCTCTGTGAATTGGTCCAGTCAAAGTTTGAATGGAGAAAAGATTCGGTTAATCCGTCTAAAGTCTTTTTCATTAATCACTCGTTGCCCAATACTATTGGAATCTCTCTTGTTTATAAATGGACTTTTGGCGATGGCACAAGTTCAACTGCTGCCAATCCCGATCATATTTATGCAGCACCGGGTCAGTACAATGTTTGTCTTACTGTAAGTTATCAGGTTGCCGGTTCAACTGCACCGGTTTGTACAAAAACTTATTGCACTGTTGTAACCGTTAATCCTAACTGTAATATTCAACCTTATTTCTTATGGACGGTTGATGCAGCTCATCCGCTCTCTGTTACATTCAGCAACAAAACAAATCCCACACCTGCAACTACACAATACAAATGGATTTTTGGCGATGGTACTTCCAGTACTGATGCCAATCCTGTTCATGCGTATGCAAAAGCCGGAGTATATAAAGTTTGTTTGATTGCAACTGTTAGTAATACTTGTGTACGTGAATACTGCAAAGACGTTGTTGTGAGAGATTGCAATTTCGATGCAGGCTTTAGCTGGGTGATGGACAATGCGCATCCGATGCGTGGTGTAAAGTTCACTCCAACTCCTTCTCCACTTACCATTGCACCGTTGAGTACAAAATGGAGTTTTGGCGATGGTACTTATAGTACAGAATACAGTCCGCTCCATATTTACCAGCAACCCGGCACATACAAGGTTTGTTTACGTATTGAGTATTATGCAGGTTGTGTGAAAGAAGTTTGTAAAGAAGTAACTGTTCCGCCAATTGAAAATTGTGAAGCGCTCAGCAGGTTTACGATCGAACGAACAAGTTCAAGCCCGAATACATTACACTTTAAAGCAGAGACAAATAAAGCAACCATAAAATACACCTGGACCTTTGGTGATGGTACCGGTGCATTAGGCGCAACAGCTTCGCACAAGTATGATCGTCCGGGTACATACAGAGTTTGTTTAACCATTTATCGTTCCGATAGCTGTGCTTCCGCTTCGTGTAAGGAAGTTGTTATTGGTGGGTTGAATTGCGAACAAACAACAATGAAGTTTGAAATGCAACGCATGAACCCGCCGAATAATAATGCGGTGAAGTTTACTGCGGTCAGTAATCAACCAATTACTTCACAAAGCTGGACAATTTTTAGAAACAACTCAACCACGCCGGTTAAGATCAATGCAAACGATCCAACTTATATTTTCCAGGATACCGGTTATTACAAAGTTTGTTTGCGTGTAACAACTGCAAACGGATGTGTAAAGGAATATTGCGATTACGTTCATATTACTTATGTGCCCAGGGAATGTCATTTACAGGTAACACCAAACCCGGCAATAACAAACATCCAGTTTAAAGTACAGGTTGAAGTAGCGAAGCCGGTTGTTGCTTCGATAGTAGATATGACCGGAATGCGGAAAGCAGTGTTTTATTTGAGCGCAGTGCCTGGAATTAATACGTTTAGTTTACCTGTTACAACATTAGCACCCGGATATTATATGCTTGAAGTGAAAGTTGGTGAACAGGTTTGTACCAGTAAGTTTCAGAAAGTGAATTAA
- a CDS encoding D-alanyl-D-alanine carboxypeptidase/D-alanyl-D-alanine-endopeptidase, which produces MMLVSKPLGKLILGSVLLFSCTTQKMARVSPLQKQLVGDSALTNAFVGIAVYDTETGTYLHQYNSNKYFVPASNTKLPTLYAGMKYLGTQLPGLQYKEENDTLYIQPTGDPTLLHVDYKTQPVVDFLKKQTKPIAINNSNWKAEALGYGWAWDDYLGYYMTERSPLPVYGNYIKWIQQRNVEERDGNMDTSGIVFTDPEISWDVQFKTGKTTAFDVTRPRTENKYTITEGKELKKELEVPFVTNGLQSALELLKDTVHQTITAEGFNISNPEVIYSQPVDSMFKPLMHRSDNFFAEQTLMMVSNQLFAEMDEQKLIAHLLKTDLSGFPQKPKWVDGSGLSRYNLFTPEDFVWLLLKMRDEFGLERLKTILPTGNTGTLRNYYVDEAGYIFAKTGSLTGHLALSGFLITAKNKLLVFSVIVNNHNTSATAVRRAVEKFVKELRTD; this is translated from the coding sequence ATGATGTTGGTCAGTAAACCACTGGGTAAATTGATATTGGGTTCGGTGCTGTTGTTTTCCTGCACAACGCAAAAAATGGCAAGAGTATCGCCGTTACAAAAGCAACTCGTTGGCGATTCTGCATTAACGAATGCGTTTGTCGGCATTGCAGTATACGATACTGAAACCGGAACCTATCTTCATCAATACAACAGCAACAAATATTTTGTACCGGCGAGTAATACCAAACTTCCAACCTTGTATGCAGGTATGAAGTATCTCGGAACACAATTGCCCGGCTTACAATACAAAGAAGAGAACGATACATTATACATTCAACCAACAGGCGATCCAACTTTATTGCACGTAGATTATAAAACACAACCTGTTGTTGATTTTTTAAAGAAGCAAACCAAGCCGATCGCCATTAATAACAGCAACTGGAAAGCTGAAGCATTGGGTTATGGCTGGGCATGGGACGATTATCTTGGTTATTACATGACAGAGCGTAGTCCGCTCCCGGTGTATGGCAACTATATTAAATGGATCCAGCAACGGAATGTGGAAGAACGTGATGGCAATATGGATACATCGGGAATTGTTTTTACAGATCCTGAAATAAGTTGGGATGTACAATTTAAAACAGGCAAGACCACAGCGTTTGATGTAACCCGTCCACGCACCGAAAATAAATACACGATCACTGAAGGCAAAGAGTTGAAGAAAGAACTCGAAGTGCCTTTTGTAACGAACGGATTACAATCGGCGTTGGAGTTATTGAAAGATACCGTGCATCAAACCATCACAGCAGAAGGATTCAACATTTCTAACCCGGAGGTAATTTATTCGCAGCCGGTTGATTCGATGTTCAAACCACTCATGCACCGCAGCGATAATTTCTTTGCGGAACAAACGCTGATGATGGTGAGCAATCAACTGTTTGCTGAAATGGATGAACAGAAACTGATTGCTCATTTACTAAAGACTGATTTAAGCGGCTTTCCACAAAAACCAAAATGGGTTGATGGAAGCGGATTGAGCCGTTACAATTTATTTACACCGGAAGATTTTGTGTGGTTGTTGCTAAAGATGAGAGATGAATTTGGGTTAGAACGTTTGAAAACCATCTTGCCAACAGGCAATACAGGAACATTGCGTAATTATTATGTGGATGAAGCAGGATACATTTTTGCTAAAACAGGATCTTTGACCGGGCATCTTGCTTTAAGTGGCTTTCTTATCACAGCAAAAAACAAGCTGTTGGTATTCTCGGTTATCGTAAACAATCACAACACATCGGCTACAGCAGTGCGAAGAGCCGTTGAAAAGTTCGTGAAAGAGCTACGGACTGATTAG
- a CDS encoding potassium channel family protein — translation MMYFLRLLKYFKGLLVPISLFVVLLFIGTAGYMIIESYNFLDAFYMTVITVGTVGYLEVQPLSDAGRIFTSIIIIVNIGAFTFFVTYLTRYLLDGEFIRQYKHLKMDNAIHQLNNHVIVCGFGRNGTQCAQILHDNHIPFVVLEEKIDLPESLPFEVKHFVKGDATTDESLLNAGIQRARAIIATMPVDADNLFMVLTARQLNPNIVIISRASHDSSVNKLRVAGANNVIMPDKIGGAHMATMVLIPDVAELLSLMSTRNTTEFKIEEILANKSIQLGELNLWKNCGCTILGIKSKGNYILNPGPSHSITEGERLIIMGSEYQIRKAKELV, via the coding sequence ATGATGTACTTCCTCAGGCTGTTAAAATACTTTAAGGGATTGCTTGTTCCCATCAGTCTATTCGTTGTGTTATTGTTCATTGGCACGGCAGGTTATATGATCATCGAATCGTATAACTTTCTCGATGCATTTTACATGACTGTCATTACAGTGGGTACTGTTGGTTACCTCGAAGTGCAGCCGTTATCTGATGCCGGGCGCATTTTCACCAGTATCATTATTATCGTCAATATCGGTGCGTTTACTTTTTTTGTTACATACCTTACCCGTTACCTGCTCGACGGGGAATTCATCCGACAATACAAACATTTAAAAATGGATAACGCCATTCATCAGCTCAACAATCATGTGATTGTATGTGGCTTTGGCCGCAACGGCACACAATGTGCACAGATCCTGCACGACAACCACATACCCTTCGTGGTACTGGAAGAGAAAATAGATTTACCCGAATCACTTCCATTTGAAGTAAAACATTTTGTGAAAGGAGATGCAACAACGGATGAGTCTTTGCTTAATGCAGGCATACAGCGTGCCCGTGCTATTATTGCAACCATGCCGGTTGATGCAGATAATCTTTTCATGGTGCTTACTGCACGCCAGCTGAATCCGAATATAGTCATCATCAGTCGTGCCTCGCACGACAGCAGTGTTAACAAGCTTCGTGTTGCAGGTGCAAACAATGTGATCATGCCCGATAAAATCGGTGGTGCACATATGGCAACAATGGTACTTATTCCTGATGTGGCCGAGCTGCTTTCGTTAATGAGCACACGTAATACAACAGAGTTTAAAATTGAAGAGATACTTGCCAACAAATCCATTCAGCTGGGTGAGCTAAATCTCTGGAAAAACTGCGGATGCACTATTTTGGGTATCAAAAGTAAAGGCAATTACATTCTCAATCCGGGTCCATCCCACAGCATTACAGAAGGCGAACGCCTTATTATCATGGGTAGTGAATACCAGATTCGCAAAGCGAAAGAATTAGTATAG